From the Clostridium sp. Marseille-P299 genome, one window contains:
- a CDS encoding helix-turn-helix domain-containing protein → MKTYSVKEIAEMLNTNPETVRRWIRDKKLDATIESKKGGHIVYEAALHEFLKSSPKYAAAAKASLAGAVVGAAVLPTVMVGGLVAQKLIDAEQLKKARISNKDVINFLRGEIQRYTEAIKAKEDTIHQLQKQIEADRSQITEFQKLIDSLSGEKEDAHD, encoded by the coding sequence GTGAAAACCTATAGCGTAAAAGAAATCGCTGAAATGCTGAATACAAATCCTGAAACCGTGCGTCGATGGATTCGTGACAAAAAGCTCGATGCGACAATAGAATCGAAAAAAGGTGGACACATTGTCTACGAAGCGGCGCTTCATGAGTTTCTCAAATCTTCACCGAAATATGCAGCTGCGGCAAAAGCCTCATTAGCAGGTGCAGTGGTTGGAGCTGCCGTACTGCCGACCGTTATGGTGGGAGGTCTGGTTGCGCAGAAGCTAATTGATGCAGAACAGCTGAAGAAGGCCCGCATTTCTAACAAAGATGTTATCAACTTCCTCCGTGGTGAAATCCAAAGATATACTGAGGCCATCAAAGCGAAGGAAGATACTATTCATCAGCTTCAAAAGCAAATTGAAGCCGACCGGTCGCAAATCACAGAATTTCAAAAACTGATTGATAGCCTATCTGGAGAGAAGGAGGACGCTCATGATTGA
- a CDS encoding phage holin family protein, with translation MKEFWTTIQFIFAGIGGWLGYFLGGCDGLLYALLAFVVVDYLTGVMCAIVDKNLSSSVGFKGICRKVLIFTLVGIANIIDVEVVGTGSVLRTAVIFFYLSNEGVSLLENAAHLGLPIPEKLKDILKQLHDRAENIESEDK, from the coding sequence ATGAAAGAATTCTGGACAACTATTCAGTTCATCTTTGCTGGCATTGGCGGTTGGCTCGGCTATTTCTTAGGAGGCTGTGATGGACTTCTGTACGCACTGCTTGCCTTTGTAGTGGTGGACTATCTCACCGGCGTTATGTGCGCCATTGTGGACAAGAACCTATCCAGCTCCGTCGGCTTCAAAGGCATCTGTCGCAAGGTTCTGATTTTCACCCTTGTGGGCATTGCCAACATCATCGATGTGGAAGTGGTCGGCACAGGTTCCGTTTTGAGAACCGCAGTCATTTTCTTTTACCTTTCCAATGAAGGTGTATCCCTTCTGGAGAATGCGGCACACCTTGGCCTGCCTATCCCGGAAAAATTGAAGGACATCTTGAAGCAGCTCCACGACCGAGCAGAAAATATAGAAAGCGAGGACAAATAA
- a CDS encoding recombinase family protein — protein MVVQKKVTTIPATLTRFTATPINQQKKRRVAGYARVSTDHDDQFTSYAAQVDYYTNYIKGRDDWEFVDVYTDEGITGTSTKRREGFKRMVADALDGKIDLIVTKSVSRFARNTVDSLTTIRQLKEKGIEVYFEKENIWTFDGKGELLLTIMSSLAQEESRSISENCTWGQRKRFADGKVTVPFNRFLGYDRGPDGNLVVNPEQAVIVQRIYAMFLQGISYHGIAKQLTVDGIPTPGGKDKWSISTIRSILSNEKYKGDALLQKSYTVDFLTKKTKVNEGEIPQYYVEENHEAIISPDVFAMVQREMAKRGRGKNYHSSVHAFSSQIRCGQCGCWYGSKVWHSNSKYRKTVWQCNHKFDNDEHCTTPHLTDEDIQNAFLSAANKLLATKDEVIANGHEMVELLFDTSELETEQTTLLEETQLISDMVQQSIYENAHVALDQAEYQKRYDSLTHRFDTAKERLETVMAQLQQMQLQRADIETFLQSFKELPDTLTEFSAENWHALVDYATVYSADDIRITFKHGQEIKA, from the coding sequence TTGGTCGTCCAAAAGAAAGTAACCACAATACCGGCGACGCTGACCAGATTTACAGCAACGCCAATCAACCAGCAGAAAAAACGCCGTGTGGCCGGATACGCCCGTGTTTCCACCGACCACGATGACCAGTTCACCAGCTACGCTGCGCAGGTTGATTATTACACCAACTACATCAAAGGCCGTGACGATTGGGAGTTTGTCGATGTTTATACCGACGAAGGTATAACCGGAACCAGCACCAAGCGTCGTGAAGGCTTCAAGCGCATGGTCGCCGACGCTCTGGACGGAAAGATTGACCTGATTGTCACCAAGTCGGTCAGCCGATTTGCCCGTAACACCGTCGACAGCCTGACTACCATTCGACAGCTCAAGGAAAAAGGCATCGAGGTCTATTTTGAAAAAGAAAACATCTGGACCTTTGATGGCAAGGGCGAACTGCTCTTGACCATCATGTCCTCACTGGCGCAGGAAGAAAGTCGCAGCATTTCCGAGAACTGCACTTGGGGTCAAAGAAAGCGCTTTGCAGACGGTAAAGTCACCGTTCCATTCAACCGCTTCCTCGGTTACGACCGTGGCCCGGACGGAAATCTGGTAGTCAACCCGGAGCAGGCAGTTATCGTGCAGCGCATTTACGCCATGTTCCTGCAGGGAATAAGCTACCACGGCATCGCCAAGCAACTGACCGTCGACGGAATTCCTACACCCGGCGGCAAGGATAAATGGAGCATTTCCACTATCCGCAGCATTCTCAGCAACGAGAAGTACAAAGGCGACGCACTTCTGCAGAAGTCCTACACCGTGGATTTCCTGACCAAAAAGACCAAAGTCAACGAGGGCGAAATCCCACAATACTATGTAGAGGAAAACCACGAAGCCATTATTTCACCGGATGTTTTCGCAATGGTCCAGCGTGAAATGGCCAAGCGTGGTCGTGGCAAGAATTATCATAGCAGCGTACACGCATTCTCCTCGCAGATCCGTTGCGGTCAGTGCGGATGCTGGTATGGCTCAAAGGTCTGGCACTCCAACAGCAAATACCGCAAGACCGTCTGGCAGTGCAATCACAAATTCGACAACGATGAACATTGCACCACGCCGCATCTGACGGATGAGGACATCCAGAACGCTTTCCTGTCGGCGGCAAACAAGCTGCTGGCCACCAAAGACGAGGTCATCGCCAACGGTCACGAGATGGTGGAACTGCTTTTTGACACTTCCGAGCTGGAAACGGAACAGACCACCTTGCTGGAAGAAACGCAGCTGATTTCGGATATGGTACAGCAGAGCATTTACGAGAATGCCCATGTTGCCCTCGACCAAGCGGAATACCAGAAGCGCTATGACAGCCTGACGCATCGATTCGATACTGCAAAGGAGCGCTTGGAGACGGTCATGGCCCAGCTCCAGCAGATGCAGCTGCAACGAGCCGACATTGAAACTTTCCTCCAGTCCTTTAAGGAGCTGCCGGACACACTCACCGAGTTTAGCGCTGAAAACTGGCATGCGCTGGTGGATTACGCCACCGTCTACAGTGCAGACGATATTCGCATCACCTTCAAGCACGGACAGGAAATAAAGGCATAA
- a CDS encoding recombinase family protein yields the protein MRKINKIEPLMPALPTRKKVAAYARVSMESERLQHSLSAQVSYYSELIQSNPEWEYAGVYADDGITGTKTNREEFQRLLADCEAGKIDIILTKSISRFARNTVDLLETVRHLKELGIEVRFEKERINSLSGDGEVMLTLLASFAQEEIISLSNNVKWGTRKRMEQGIPNGHFRVYGYRWEGDQLVIVPEEAAIVRRIFQNFLDGKSRLETEREFAAEGITTRDGCRWVDSNIKVVLSNITYTGNLLLQKEYVEDPLTKKRKKNRGELPQFYVEDTHEAIIDKETFDYVQAEMARRKELGAFANKSLNITCFTSKLKCSRCGCSYVRNQRANRTKHTSTYDDTIVVWGCGTQKKKGGRCSNKDIPERVLREACAAALDLEDFDEDIFLERVDTIQVLDGQVLEFHFYDGTVSQIEWVSTAKKDCWTDEHKDRQREWMRNYMANATDGRYSEFTTRIRCDNCGSTFRRNTQPSKSADGGKMHYWRCPTSGDCVTTGIREDRLKELTASVMGLAEHDAEAFKAQIEYISVAAGMVLTFHFFDGREESIQYNTKRQGTAWTPERREKFKSSMQGKYTEERRQAMSENMKRIRSEKHWSSKRK from the coding sequence ATGCGAAAAATCAACAAAATAGAGCCATTGATGCCTGCGCTACCGACCCGCAAAAAGGTCGCAGCCTATGCCAGAGTTTCAATGGAAAGTGAACGCCTCCAGCACTCTTTATCAGCTCAGGTCAGCTACTACAGCGAACTGATACAGAGCAACCCGGAATGGGAATATGCTGGTGTGTATGCTGACGACGGCATCACAGGCACTAAGACAAACCGAGAAGAATTTCAGAGACTGCTTGCTGACTGCGAGGCCGGGAAAATCGACATTATTCTTACCAAGTCCATCTCCCGCTTTGCCAGAAATACAGTAGACCTTTTGGAAACCGTCCGCCACTTAAAGGAGCTGGGCATTGAGGTCCGCTTTGAAAAGGAGCGCATCAATTCCTTGTCCGGCGATGGCGAGGTCATGCTGACGCTGCTGGCTTCCTTTGCACAGGAAGAAATCATCAGCCTGAGCAACAATGTAAAATGGGGAACCAGAAAGCGCATGGAGCAAGGCATCCCTAACGGCCACTTTAGAGTGTACGGCTACCGCTGGGAAGGCGACCAGCTGGTTATTGTCCCGGAGGAAGCAGCCATTGTTCGACGCATCTTCCAGAACTTCCTTGATGGCAAGTCCCGCCTTGAAACCGAGCGAGAATTTGCCGCCGAGGGCATCACCACCAGAGACGGATGCCGCTGGGTGGACTCCAACATCAAAGTGGTTCTCAGCAATATAACCTACACCGGAAACCTGCTCCTGCAGAAAGAATATGTGGAAGACCCGCTTACCAAAAAGCGAAAAAAGAACCGTGGCGAGCTGCCGCAGTTCTATGTGGAGGACACCCATGAAGCCATCATCGACAAAGAGACCTTCGACTATGTGCAAGCTGAAATGGCAAGACGCAAAGAGCTGGGCGCTTTCGCAAACAAATCCCTGAATATTACCTGCTTTACCAGCAAGCTCAAATGCAGTCGCTGCGGATGCAGTTATGTGCGTAATCAGAGAGCCAACCGAACCAAGCACACTTCCACCTACGACGATACGATTGTGGTTTGGGGATGCGGCACTCAGAAGAAAAAAGGTGGCCGCTGCTCCAACAAGGACATTCCGGAGCGTGTGCTGCGAGAAGCCTGCGCTGCTGCACTGGACCTTGAGGACTTCGACGAGGATATTTTCCTTGAGCGTGTTGACACCATTCAGGTGCTGGACGGTCAGGTTCTGGAGTTTCATTTCTACGACGGCACTGTTTCCCAGATTGAATGGGTATCCACAGCCAAGAAAGATTGCTGGACGGATGAACACAAAGACCGCCAGCGTGAGTGGATGCGCAACTACATGGCGAACGCTACAGATGGCCGCTATTCGGAATTCACCACCAGAATCCGCTGTGATAACTGCGGTAGCACTTTCCGCAGGAATACGCAACCCAGCAAGTCAGCCGACGGCGGCAAGATGCATTATTGGCGCTGCCCGACTTCCGGCGACTGCGTTACTACCGGCATTCGTGAGGACAGGCTCAAGGAACTGACCGCTTCGGTGATGGGCCTTGCCGAACACGATGCGGAAGCCTTCAAAGCGCAGATCGAGTACATTTCGGTCGCTGCCGGTATGGTTCTGACCTTCCACTTCTTTGATGGCCGGGAAGAAAGCATCCAGTACAACACCAAGCGCCAAGGCACAGCATGGACACCGGAGCGCCGTGAGAAATTCAAATCTTCTATGCAAGGCAAATATACCGAGGAGCGCCGACAGGCCATGAGCGAAAATATGAAACGGATAAGGAGTGAGAAACATTGGTCGTCCAAAAGAAAGTAA
- a CDS encoding helix-turn-helix domain-containing protein, with amino-acid sequence MTNEQKQQIIKLRQDGYGYATIASSLGLTKNQVSAFCRRSNLTGTKAAVHIEEKPEPNCCRNCGKPLTQTSGRKPVKFCCDDCRTHWWNAHLDKVNRKAFYSFTCTCCGKPFTAYGNSHRKYCSHNCYIVDRFKGGDCHD; translated from the coding sequence ATGACAAACGAACAGAAACAGCAAATCATAAAATTGCGACAGGACGGATACGGGTATGCTACCATCGCTTCCTCTCTGGGCCTGACGAAAAACCAAGTATCCGCCTTCTGCCGCAGAAGCAATCTGACCGGCACCAAAGCGGCTGTGCATATAGAAGAAAAGCCGGAGCCGAACTGCTGCCGTAACTGCGGCAAGCCTCTGACACAGACATCGGGACGCAAGCCTGTGAAGTTCTGCTGCGATGACTGCCGTACTCACTGGTGGAACGCCCATCTGGACAAAGTCAACCGCAAAGCCTTTTATTCCTTTACCTGCACCTGCTGCGGGAAACCTTTCACGGCCTACGGGAACAGCCACAGAAAATACTGCTCCCACAACTGTTACATCGTGGACCGCTTCAAAGGTGGTGATTGCCATGACTGA
- a CDS encoding SHOCT domain-containing protein, translated as MTEEQFEREKLYQASMNLFKSMLEKDLITEEQYAIIDTKMLENYRPLLGTLFAEIT; from the coding sequence ATGACTGAGGAGCAATTCGAGCGTGAAAAATTGTATCAGGCCAGCATGAATCTCTTCAAAAGTATGCTGGAAAAGGACCTCATCACCGAGGAGCAATACGCCATAATTGATACAAAAATGCTGGAAAATTACAGGCCATTATTGGGTACATTATTCGCAGAAATAACTTGA
- a CDS encoding N-acetylmuramoyl-L-alanine amidase — MKLVESILTKNPCYKAGKKITVKGLMLHSVGCPQPNATVFIKNWNSESYDRACVHGFIDGNDGTVYQTLPWNHRGWHGGGSSNNTHIGVEMCEPACIKYTGGATFTCSDTATAKAVAKRTYEAAVDLFAFLCKEYNLDPTADGVIISHAEGYKRGIASNHGDPEHLWKQLNTGYTMDGFRQAVKVAMGIETAQPESDTVSYPEKLTSGYYRVRKTWKDSKSQLGAYRVLANAKAKADENTGYSVFDNDGNVVYAPSAAKAETKTETASFEPYRVRIGIANLNIRKGPGTNYNKTGQFTGVGVFTIIAESDGEGATKWGKLKSGAGWISLDYAKII, encoded by the coding sequence ATGAAGTTGGTTGAATCGATTTTGACAAAGAACCCATGCTACAAAGCCGGGAAGAAAATCACCGTAAAGGGTCTGATGCTCCACTCCGTTGGCTGTCCTCAGCCCAACGCTACTGTTTTCATTAAGAACTGGAACAGCGAAAGCTACGATCGTGCCTGCGTCCACGGCTTCATTGATGGCAATGACGGCACTGTCTACCAGACCTTGCCTTGGAACCATCGTGGCTGGCATGGTGGCGGCAGCTCCAACAACACCCACATCGGCGTGGAGATGTGTGAGCCTGCCTGCATCAAGTACACCGGCGGCGCTACATTTACCTGCTCCGATACGGCAACTGCAAAGGCTGTGGCCAAGCGCACCTATGAGGCGGCTGTGGATTTGTTTGCATTTCTCTGCAAGGAATACAACCTCGACCCGACCGCTGATGGCGTGATCATCAGCCATGCGGAGGGTTACAAGCGTGGTATCGCCAGCAATCATGGTGACCCGGAACATCTTTGGAAGCAGCTGAACACCGGCTACACAATGGACGGTTTCCGACAGGCAGTCAAAGTTGCTATGGGAATCGAGACTGCACAGCCGGAAAGCGACACTGTCAGCTATCCTGAAAAGCTGACCTCTGGTTATTACCGTGTGCGTAAAACATGGAAGGACAGCAAATCCCAGCTGGGTGCTTACCGTGTTCTGGCCAATGCCAAAGCAAAGGCCGATGAAAACACGGGCTATTCCGTTTTCGACAATGACGGGAATGTGGTCTACGCTCCTTCTGCTGCCAAGGCGGAAACCAAAACCGAGACTGCTTCTTTTGAACCTTACCGTGTCCGCATCGGCATCGCCAATCTGAACATCCGTAAGGGTCCCGGCACCAACTACAACAAAACCGGCCAGTTCACCGGTGTTGGTGTGTTCACCATCATTGCAGAATCTGATGGCGAAGGCGCTACCAAATGGGGCAAGCTGAAATCCGGCGCTGGCTGGATCTCCCTTGACTACGCAAAAATCATATAA
- a CDS encoding PDDEXK-like family protein produces the protein MSVSKEELQEVEIGAATASNVSNNYKPIQCNDYNELNKTDEEALQNFLLDIECLDELSPWTSKLNIFDVLKVSKTEIRHSNMLSWLLNPNENHGLGDLFIKGVVQRIVENDVEGKYNIFQLLLMDFYSFIIYREWKNIDLLLVSEDDRILIAIENKIGSREHSNQLNRYRNILEKEYPEYQRIYIYLTPDGEEPSDVENWSILTYTDIVEVLEATKRKINLLPDVELIIKNYLDTLRRDIVQDERLIEICNKIYQKHKKALDLIYEYRVDGRSQVSECIMKVLKEQAERNELIFDSSICSNSFLRFNTYFMDQYLTPICEKNSSWNTQQIYFYWFDIKEDRFRVVFEVGGLNVPNNQMENMQKIISILKPNDKNKNNFKYKRLFSTKWFKFDDLDNNEEDITEKTILALKDIKKFEEKLSTELINIKRRRSIS, from the coding sequence ATGAGCGTTTCAAAAGAGGAATTACAAGAAGTAGAAATAGGGGCAGCGACAGCTAGCAATGTTTCAAATAATTACAAGCCCATTCAATGTAATGACTATAATGAATTGAATAAAACAGACGAAGAAGCATTACAGAACTTTCTACTAGATATTGAATGTTTGGATGAATTAAGTCCTTGGACAAGCAAGCTTAATATATTTGACGTACTTAAAGTCTCAAAAACAGAAATTCGTCATAGCAATATGCTTTCATGGCTTTTGAATCCAAATGAAAATCATGGTTTAGGAGATCTGTTTATTAAAGGTGTTGTGCAACGAATTGTAGAGAATGATGTGGAAGGTAAGTATAATATTTTTCAATTGTTGTTAATGGATTTTTATAGTTTTATTATCTATAGAGAGTGGAAAAATATAGATTTACTTCTTGTATCAGAGGACGATCGTATCTTGATTGCAATAGAAAATAAAATTGGTTCTCGTGAGCATAGCAATCAGTTGAATCGATACAGAAATATTTTAGAAAAAGAATATCCTGAATATCAACGGATATATATATATTTAACACCAGATGGAGAAGAACCAAGTGATGTTGAAAATTGGAGTATATTAACTTATACTGATATAGTTGAAGTATTGGAAGCTACAAAAAGGAAGATAAACTTATTACCTGATGTAGAATTAATTATTAAAAATTATTTAGATACTTTGAGGAGAGATATTGTGCAAGACGAAAGGCTAATTGAAATTTGTAATAAAATATATCAAAAACACAAGAAGGCTTTGGATTTAATATATGAATACCGTGTTGATGGAAGAAGCCAAGTTTCAGAGTGTATTATGAAAGTGTTGAAAGAACAGGCAGAGCGTAATGAACTGATATTTGATTCATCTATTTGTTCTAACAGTTTTCTTAGATTTAATACATATTTTATGGATCAATACCTTACTCCTATTTGTGAGAAAAATAGTTCATGGAATACACAGCAAATTTATTTCTATTGGTTCGATATAAAAGAGGATAGATTTCGAGTGGTTTTTGAAGTGGGCGGTTTAAATGTTCCAAATAATCAAATGGAAAATATGCAAAAAATAATTAGTATCTTAAAACCTAACGACAAGAATAAAAACAATTTTAAATATAAACGCTTATTTAGTACAAAATGGTTCAAATTTGATGATTTAGATAACAACGAAGAGGATATTACAGAAAAGACCATATTAGCATTAAAGGATATTAAAAAATTTGAAGAAAAATTGTCTACTGAGTTAATAAATATTAAAAGAAGACGGAGTATTAGTTGA